Proteins encoded by one window of Nicotiana tabacum cultivar K326 chromosome 10, ASM71507v2, whole genome shotgun sequence:
- the LOC107802870 gene encoding beta-amylase — MNINMASIGPSKLGVMPEVMGFSHQELSLVMFKKFKLARKQLLQQNLTFTNRRKTGIAQAIAPEATKATGATSSSVPLANYVPVYVMLPLDVISLDNVFRNQDKCEKQFKELRAAGVDGIMVDVWWGIVEANGPRQYDWSAYRNLFQLVQKTGLKIQAIMSFHQCGGNIGDDVYIPIPKWVLTIGENNPDIFYTNRAGTRNKECLSLAVDNQPLFESRTAVQMYSDYMRSFRENMSDFLEAGSIVDIEVGLGPAGELRYPAYTQSQGWKFPGIGEFQCYDKHMRTDFKEAVTKAGYRQWDLPDDAGTYNDIPVKTGFFGPNGTYLTEKGKFFLTWYSSKLLLHGDQILDEANKAFLGCKVKLSAKVAGIHWWYKDASHAAELTSGYYNLDNREGYRPIARMLSRHHGTLNFTCLEMRNSEQPAYAKSGPQELVQQVLSVGWKENIDVAGENALSRYDGYAYNQILLNARPNGINKSGPPKLKMAGLTYLRLSEKLLQKRNFNTFKTFVKKMHADLDYCPEYEKPAPLGRSKMEISMDELVAATQRTKPFPWDEQTDARIGGILAEYWDRLLNTFFLSN, encoded by the exons ATGAATATCAACATGGCAAGCATTGGACCTTCAAAATTAGGTGTTATGCCGGAGGTAATGGGATTTTCACACCAAGAACTGTCCCTTGTCATGTTTAAGAAATTCAAGCTGGCTAGAAAACAACTTCTTCAACAAAATCTGACATTTACTAATCGTCGAAAGACTGGAATTGCTCAAGCCATAGCTCCAGAAGCAaccaag GCAACGGGTGCAACATCTAGCAGTGTCCCTTTAGCCAACTATGTGCCTGTTTATGTAATGCTTCCA TTAGATGTTATTTCACTAGACAATGTTTTTCGGAACCAAGATAAGTGTGAGAAGCAGTTCAAGGAGCTGAGAGCAGCCGGAGTTGATGGGATCATGGTGGATGTCTGGTGGGGAATCGTAGAGGCCAATGGCCCCAGGCAATATGATTGGTCTGCCTACAGGAACTTGTTCCAACTTGTTCAAAAGACTGGCCTCAAAATTCAAGCTATTATGTCGTTCCACCAATGTGGTGGCAATATTGGCGATGATGTTTACATACCTATACCAAAATGGGTACTCACAATCGGAGAAAACAACCCAGATATTTTCTATACTAATCGGGCTGGTACCAGGAATAAAGAATGCCTCTCACTTGCTGTTGATAACCAACCTCTGTTTGAAAGTCGGACTGCTGTCCAG ATGTACAGTGACTACATGAGGAGCTTCAGAGAGAACATGTCTGATTTCTTGGAAGCTGGAAGCATAGTAGACATTGAGGTAGGACTTGGCCCTGCTGGTGAGCTAAGATATCCCGCATATACTCAGTCTCAGGGATGGAAATTCCCTGGCATTGGAGAATTTCAG TGCTACGACAAGCATATGAGAACAGATTTCAAGGAGGCAGTGACAAAGGCAGGCTACCGGCAGTGGGATCTTCCTGATGATGCAGGAACATATAATGATATACCTGTCAAAACAGGATTCTTTGGACCAAACGGAACGTACCTTACAGAGAAAGGGAAGTTCTTCTTGACTTGGTACTCTAGCAAGCTACTGCTTCATGGAGATCAGATCCTTGATGAAGCAAACAAGGCTTTCCTGGGATGCAAAGTGAAGCTATCAGCTAAA GTTGCTGGAATTCACTGGTGGTACAAAGATGCCAGCCATGCTGCAGAGCTAACATCAGGATATTATAATTTGGACAATCGAGAAGGGTATCGACCGATAGCGAGGATGTTGTCAAGGCACCATGGTACCTTGAATTTCACTTGTCTTGAGATGAGGAATTCAGAACAGCCAGCTTATGCGAAGTCTGGCCCTCAAGAGCTAGTTCAACAG GTTTTGAGTGTTGGCTGGAAAGAGAACATTGATGTAGCAGGTGAGAATGCACTTTCAAGATATGACGGCTATGCCTACAACCAAATCCTTCTCAATGCTAGGCCAAATGGTATCAACAAAAGTGGTCCACCAAAACTAAAGATGGCCGGGCTGACTTACCTTCGATTATCAGAAAAACTCCTCCAAAAAAGGAACTTCAATACCTTTAAAACATTTGTCAAGAAAATGCATGCCGATCTG GATTACTGTCCAGAATATGAAAAACCAGCTCCACTGGGCAGATCAAAAATGGAGATTTCAATGGATGAACTTGTAGCAGCAACCCAACGAACAAAACCATTCCCATGGGATGAACAGACAGATGCAAGAATTGGCGGTATATTGGCTGAATACTGGGATAGGCTGCTTAACACGTTCTTTCTCTCCAACTGA